Genomic segment of Shewanella sp. OMA3-2:
CATCAGATAACTCAAATGCTTGCTCTACTTTTAAGTGCTCAAGACCTTCAATTTCTAATACGCGACCAGAGAAAGCATTGATTTTGCCTTTTTTCTCAACGGTTAACAAACCCATTTCTATCGCTTTTAACGGGATAGCATGTACTAGGTCACGTAATGTGATACCGGGTTGCATTTCACCTTTAAAGCGGACTAAAACTGATTCAGGCATATCAAGTGGCATTACACCAGTTGCTGCAGCAAACGCTACAAGGCCAGAACCCGCAGGGAAAGAAATACCAATAGGGAAGCGAGTATGCGAGTCACCACCAGTACCTACGGTATCAGGCAGTAGCATACGGTTTAACCACGAGTGAATAACCCCATCACCTGGACGCAATGCTACGCCGCCACGGTTCATGATGAAATCAGGTAACGTGTGGTGCGTGTCAACGTCAACCGGCTTAGGATAAGCCGCGGTATGACAGAATGACTGCATAGTTAAGTCAGCGCTGAAGCCTAAACAAGCTAAATCTTTTAGCTCGTCACGGGTCATTGGGCCAGTGGTGTCTTGTGAACCCACTGAGGTCATTTTAGGTTCGCAATATTGACCAGGACGAATCCCTTTAACGCCACATGCTTTACCGACCATTTTCTGTGCAAGGGTAAAACCCTTGTTTGTGACAACAACATCTTGTGGACGTACGAATACGTCTGACGCTGGTAATCCTAATGTTTCACGGGCACGGTCAGTTAAACCACGACCAATGATCAATGGAATACGGCCACCTGCACGAACTTCGTCTAATAGTACGTCTGTTTTCAGTTCAAACGTAGAGATGACTTCATCAGTGCCACCACGCTTAACAACGCCTTCGTATGGATAAATGTCGATTACATCGCCCATTTCCATATTATCAACGTTTAACTCGATCGGTAATGCACCCGCATCTTCCATAGTGTTGAAGAAAATCGGTGCAATCTTGTTACCTAAACAGAAGCCACCAGCACGCTTGTTAGGCACATAAGGGATATCATCGCCCATGAACCACAATACTGAGTTAGTTGCTGATTTACGTGAAGAGCCGGTACCTACAACGTCACCGACATAAACAAGCGGATGACCTTTTTGTTTTAGGGCTTCGATTTCTTTAATTGGACCCACTTCGCCAGACACATCAGGGACGATACCGTCACGGGCGTTTTTCAGCATAGCAAGTGCATGCAATGGGATATCTGGACGTGACCATGCATCTGGTGCAGGTGACAAGTCATCAGTGTTGGTTTCGCCAGCCACTTTAAATACCGTTAACGTCACTTTGTCAGCAAGTTTAGGACGGTTTAAGAACCAATCTGCATTTGCCCAAGCTTCTACAACTTGCTTTGCTGATGCGTTACCAGCTTGCATTTTCTCTACCACGTCGTGGTAAGAATCAAACATTAATAAGGTGTTTGATAATGCTTTAACTGATAATGGCGCTAATGCTGGGTTATCTAATTGAGCAATTAACGGCTCAATGTTATAACCACCCTGCATAGTACCAAGTAACTCTACGGCACGATCAGCTGATAATATAGGTGATTTTACAGTGCCTTTTGCCACTGCATCTAAGAATGCCGCTTTCACATAGGCAGCTTCATCAACACCTGGTGGAATACGGTTTTCTAATAAGTCGAGAATTAACGCCTCTTCACCCGCAAGTGGAGTCTCAACTAATTTTACTAATTCAGCCACTTGTTGTGCATCTAATGGCTTAGGGACTACACCCTCTGCAGCACGCTCTGCGACGTGTTTACGATATGCTTCTAGCACGGCAACATTCCTCTTTGTTTGACGCCTAACGGCGAAAGTCAGCGTACGTATTGTTACGCTGATAATTCCACAGGTTCGGGCTTGAAATCCGACATTTAGTATACTACAGCTTTATAAAAGTATGAATCTGCTCACCCTGTTACTAAGATGAAATCTACGTGATTTTTTTGCACTACCGATAATGTAAAGCCTAATTTAAACAATTAAAATTAGACAATAGTTTGAAAAAACAATAAAAAACATAAAACTCAAATACTTACACCTACACCACTGATTCAAATCATCTGTAATCTATCTCACACATTAAAAATAAATATTTTTAATAATTTGTATTTTTAATGAACTCATTTAGGGAAAGCGTTACCCTAATGGCTCTTTCTGACCAATATTGAGTTTTTTATGGCAAATGTTGATATCAAAGCGATCATTTTTGACATGGATGGTGTACTTATCGATTCCGAACCCGCATGGCAACAAGCTGAGATCGCGATTTTAAACGCACTCGGGCTATCACTTACGTTAGAAGATGTGGAAAGTACCACTGGGTTTCGCATTGATCAAGTCGTGCGTTATTGGCATCAGCGCTACCCTTGGAACAACTACGATAATGCCCATACAGCTAATGCTATCGTTGCAGAAGTGGTGAATATTATTCGCCAACAAGGTCAAGTGATGGACGGCATTATCGCCACGCTCAATTTTTGTCAGCAACAAGGGTTAAAAATAGGGCTAGCAACCTCTTCCCCAAGTCTTATTATTGATGCTGTGTTAGATAAGCTTGGTATTCAGCATTATTTTGAGGCGATTACCTCAGCGGAGTGTTTAGCAAGGGGCAAACCCCACCCTGAAGTATATTTAAATTGTGCTACCGCACTCAACATTGATGCAGAAAACTGCTTAGCAATTGAGGATTCATTTAATGGATTAATTGCCGCTAGAGCGGCCTCTATGCAAACGATTGCGATCCCTGCACCGCAATTAGCAACACAAGCTAAATGGGTTATTGCGCATCATCAAGTGGCTGATGCTAACGCAATTACTGATATACTCAAACAGCATTATCGATAAGTGTTTATCACTAATACAATCAAGGCAGCTTAAGCTGCCTTGATTAAATGCTTTTAGAAGTTCTTACCAATGAATAAGTAAAATGCTCGGTCACCGGTGTCACTAAAACCAAAGCCTAATGCCGCAGGCCCCCAAGAAGTATCCGTACCTAAGTATAGACTTCCTGAAAAAATAAGATCTTTAATATCAACATCGTCACGCACATACCAGACATTTCCCGCTTCAAAACTCGTGCCTAAATATAATGGCATATCGGTAATCAATACATCTCGGCCTAAATCATACTGGTAAATCACCGCGCCAAAAACTTTATGTGCTCCAGCAAGCGCACCTTTATGAAAACCGGATAAATTTAAAAAACCACCTAAATTACTTAAGTGAATTGAAAAATCACCGTCACTTTCTACTGTAGATAAAGCCATCTTACCCACAATCGCATGATGTCCTAAATTAAGTGCCCCTTTCCAATCGGCGTCGACTTGCCAGGTTTTATCACTCGCATCAGCAAAGCTTGAGGACATGTAGTTTTCGTGTCGATAGTAACCCGCTAAGGTAAAACGATTACCGTCTGTCGGAAAACTAATACTGTTTAAGGTGTCGTAAGCCATTTTTATATAGCCACCATAGGTTTCATAATCAAACTTGCCCGTAAACACGGCGTTATTGGTAATTTTCCCTAGCTCGCCTATGAAACCCAGCTCGATAACTCCTGATGAAGAATAGTTGTATCCTAAACCTGCTATAAGCGTGGATACGTCGTTATCTAATTTATAAAGCAACTGATTTTCATCATATAAGTCCCAGCTTTTCATCTCATATTGATATCGAGTAATAGCATAGGTATCTTGATCTCTATCCAATGGCTGATAAAATTCAGTCGCTATACGTTTTTGAAAGCCGAGCTCTAATTCATTACGCCATTCACCACCGTTCTCCGTTAAATCCGTCATTGCATAGGCTAAATTTAAGGTTACCGCTGAATCTAAGCTAAAATCATCTTCCCAATTGAAACCTGCATCAAAATAATTTGGCCCCCAAGATTTCGCTTTAGATTTAACCGTCAAAATACGGCCAAGTTCTGTATCCTTGAATTCGATGTCGACACTTTCAAAACGGTTTAGTGCATAAACACGTTTTACCGCCGCCTCTAATTCCTCTTTGGTAATTATCTGACCTGGCTTTATCTGTAAACTATCGTGGATCAATTTATCATTAACTTTAGATTCATTATTTAATACAACTTGATAAATCGGTTGTTTAATTGGATTATTCCAACGTAAACGTTTTTGCTGTTTGGCGTTGAGATAAGCCTTATATTCCGCATCAGACACTGACAATTTAGCCAGTTGATCATATTTCAACTGCGCGGCTTGCTCACCTATCACCAGAGCCTGGGGCATAATCGAAAAGTCTGTCGTGCTAAGATTATCAATCCAAGGTCTGATTAAAATATCGTTTTCTTTTAACAGCTGCTTTTGACGTGCGGTACTGGCTTGAGTCAAGATAGTTGACAATTGTTCAAGCACTGCAATAGTGCTGTTTAACTGGCTTTGTTGAGTTAAAGGCGAGCCAATATCAACCGCAATGATGATGTCTGCACCCATGCCTTGCACGACATCAATGGGCATATTGTTCGCTATACCGCCATCGACTAATAACATACCATCAATATTAGCAGGCTGCAGTGCACCTGGCACTGTGGCGGATGCTTGCATCGCTTTGGAAATACTGCCGTGAGCGATAACAACAGCTTCACTAGTGGCTAGATTTGTCGCAACGGCCCGGAAGGGAATAGCCAGATCATCAAAGTCACCAAATTGCTCAACTAAATCTGTTGAGTGGCGTAACAACTGCGACATAGTCTGACCCTGTAACAGTCCTGATGGCGAGGTAATTTTGCCGTTATTAAATCCTACACTCAGTGGAATATTGTATTTATCTCTTAATTGTTTATTACGATAGGATAAGTTTTCTCTAGGAATTGTATCTGAATAGCCGGTATCCCACGCGCCAGATAACATAATAGATTCGATTTCATCAGCACTAAAACCTAAAGCGTACATGCCTGCGACATAAGCGCCAATACTGGTTCCTGCCACATAATCTACAGGGATATTATTGGCTTCTAATACTTGTAACACACCAATATGGGCAGCGCCTTTAGCACCTCCACCACTGAGCACTAAGCCAATTGTAGGTCTTTCTTTAAATGTTTTTTGTGGTGCAACGTCAGCATGTGCCGAGCCGAAAACAAATAGCGCCATAACAGTGGCACTAATCAATCTAACCGGTAGTATTGACCTAAAAATGACCAACTTAGTTATCCTAAATACAATTAAAATCGTTAATATTCTAGCAAAGAATCACTACCTCCCCCTAATTCAATTCTGAAAAGTGAGCGCTTTTTCTTTGATGTTAATGCCAATAAAAGTATCGAAATCTGATCGAGGCATCGGCTTAGCAAAATAATAACCTTGGATAAGGTAACAACCACGACTAAATACTTGCTCTAATTGCTCTTGAGTTTCAACGCCTTCGGCAACAACTTGTAATTTAAGATTACGTGCCAATTCGATAATACTCGATACGATCGCTTGATCAGCCTGATTCTCAGCAATGTGAATTAAGAATGAACGGTCAATTTTAAGCGTATTAACCTCAAACGATCGCAAATAGGCCAACGATGAATATCCTGTACCAAAGTCATCAATCGCCACTTGTACACCTAGGACTTTTAATTGAGATAAATGTTGAGTAGCAACATGTATCTCTTTCATTAACACTCCTTCAGTAATTTCAAGACATAGGTTTGTTGCCGGAAAGCCCGTTTCAGCTAATGCTGTTTCAACTGACTCAATAAAGCCACTTTGCCTAAACTGTACCGCTGAAACATTGACTGATAATTTAAATTCTTGACCATAATGTTGATACCAATGGACACCGTCAAGACAAGCTTGCTTAAGTACCCAGGTATCAATATCGATGATTAATCCACACGATTCAGCTACGGGTATAAAAATGTCGGGACGAATATAACCACCCATTGGGTGCTTCCAACGAATTAACGCCTCCATCCCCATACAATGGTCATTATGCAGAATGTCTATTTGAGGTTGATAATGCAATTCAAACTCATCTCGTTCTATTGCTTTACGCAAATCAGATTCTAAGCGTAAATGGTAAAGAGCTTCAGAGTTTCGCTCTGCTGAATAATATTGAAAATTGCCTCGGCCTTCATCTTTAGCATGATACATGGCTAAGTCTGCATTTTTAATCAGCACTTCTGAATCTTGACAGTCTTCAGGCCAACAACTAATTCCTATACTGGTTGAAATAAAAAACTCACGTCCACATAGCTTAAATGGCTGTTCAATTTGCGCTAATAATTGACTAGCCAGACGATTAATTTGATCAATATCATCCACATCACGCAATAAAATAACAAACTCATCACCGCCAAAACGGCATAACAAATGGTCTGCATGTAGACAAGATTGAAGACGGTTTGCGGCCTCAATGAGTAATGCATCCCCCATACTGTGCCCAAAGGAATCATTAACTGATTTAAAGCGATCTAAATCTAAAAACATTAACGCTAACTTTTCATCACTACTTCTAGCATTTTCAATTACTTGATTCAATAAGGTGACAAATTGCGTACGATTTGCAAGGCCTGTAAGCGGATCGTTATTGGCTAATCGCTGTAATTTAAATTCACTTTGTTTTCGCTCAGTCATATCAGAAAACACCACCACATAATGCTGGGCCGCGCCGGTAAAATTAAGCATTTTAGAGATATTTAACCACACTGGGCAAGTTTGATTATCTGCACATAATAGTTCGCGCTCACCACTCCAAAACGTGTTCTGGCTAAACAATTTATCGACATTTAACGATTCTTGGCTAGATAAGACTAAGTCAGCGAATTGTTTACCTAATAATTCTGGCCCCCGTATAGCCAGAATTTTATTTGCAGCAAGATTACTAATTTTGACACATTTATCAGCATCAAGAATAAGCATACCTTCAGATGTATTTTCAAAAGCTTCAGCTAATAAATTCACTTCGCTTTCTAATTCACGCTGTAAGGTAATATCAGAGTAAATCCGGCTGCACGGCTTAATCGACCGTTAGCTAACCAGGATATAGCGCGCCCTCTTACTCTAAGCCAGCGCCAACCTTTCGACTCATGACGATATCGAAAATCCACATCAATCATCTCTGCTTTAGACTTTAGCAACTCGTACCAAGCTTGGGTAACACGGTCCATGTCTTCTGGATGAATTGGAATATCGATAAGTTTCGAAAAAATATTCGGCTTATCTCCCAGTAAACCACCACGATTCTCTAGGGAAAAGATCTTGCTATTGTCACACCATTCCCACAAATCGGAGCCACTGCCACGAAGTGCTTGAGACAATCTATCATCACTTTCTATTAATGCCTGATTCACTTTTTTAAAGCGCATCACTTGACGATGACGATATAAAGATAAAATAAATGCCAAAAACAGAATAATAAACAGCAGCATTCCCTTAAAAATCTGAGATTGCCACCAATACTCTTCTACTGTGAAACTAAATTGAAATGGATGCGTTGACCATATGCTATGTTTTTTATAATGCAACTCAAGAGTATATTCTCCTGCACTTAAACCGCTAACATTGATTTGGGACTGACCCTCCAACAATACAAAGCTGGATTTTTTTTGGCCACGTTGCAGTAAACGATATTTTAAGCTCATGGGACTTTCGTCAAGATAGTCTAGATTAGATATTTGAAAACTAACCAAACTTGCCCCAGGCTCGACTGTTTTGAGCTGTTCTGGTAATAAAAACAAATCCGTTTTATCACCGTAATAAATCGAAACAGACTCAAGAAACACTTCTTTATTAACGATGCGATTAACTAATAACTCAGGCGCAATGAGCATTACGCCATTAGGCGTACCAATGTATAAACCGACAGAGGGCTGGTAAAGCACTGCACCTTCATTAAGTTCATCTGAAATAAACCCATCATGTTGGGTAAATGACACTGGAAGTTGAGTCTGCTTGTTAACTTTAATGATTGCTCTTGAACAACCGATTAAGAAGTCATCTTCGGTTTCATTCAGAAACATCACCACGTTACATTCAATATGCCACTTATCATTGAAATTAGTCATCTGCGCGGTAGCAATATTATATTCAAATACCCCATTCTGCGCGGTACCAATCCATAATATATTGGGGCTAACCTCAATAAGATGAGTAATACTGGGTTGCATCTCTAAGGGCAAAAACGCATCTTTAATTGGGGTAAATTTGAAGCTACCATCTACATAACCAAAAATATCTCTACCACCTAACCATAATCTATTACTCGCATCACGGCTCATAGTTCGAAATAGAATTTTACCTTTCGGGGTTTGTAAGTCTGTCACTGGCACAGCCTGAATATCTGTCGCGCCATCTTGCCAGAAATAAAGTCCTTGATTAGTTGAAAACCATATGCGGCTTGGTATATCAGGATCAAAATAACTCATGTAAACGACACTTTGCCTCAATGACTTAGTACCGCCACTCCACTGATGAAAGTCTCGGGCTACATGGGTCTGTTTATTAACCACAAACAAACCATTTGTCGTTGATAACAATATATGATCAGTATCAAGGTCAGATATTTGATAAATACTATCATTCAGCTCAAAACTATCAGGCACTACTCTGACAGACTGCTTAGTCGCCGTATCAACCACTTCCAAACCACCATCAGTCCCTAGCCAAACTGTATTATCTTGTTGATGTATTGACCAAATCATTTCATTTTTAAGTTTATACGGTGGAGACTTATTAAACGTATCGACAATAAAACTAGGAGACAATGCAGCCAATGCAAGCCCATCTCCAGTACCGCCAATCCAGAAAAGATTATTATTATCAATAGCAAGTGCTTGAACATAATCAATATTGGCAAGACTTTTTAATGAGTCATGATAATTAATAGTTTCATCTGTATCGACATTCCATGAGATTAATCCAATGCGGCTACCGAGCCAGAGCAAGCCTTTACTGTCTTGTACAATTTTTTTAATATAGAAAGATTTTCCATTAACTGGAGCGATTGTTTTTTGCGCTAAATCAACCTTAAATAATCCCTTAGAACTAATAAGCCATATACGTTTTTGGGAATCTTGTATTAGACCCTTAATAAAGCCACGCTCCTTGCTCCACCCCAGATCAAACACTTCACCGTTGGCAAGGTGCCACTCTGCTTTATGATGTGAGGTATAAATACTCGTTTGGCTGTCTAACACCAGTTGGTACTGCCAATTCATATCAGGCTGTAATGGCCCTTTAGGATCAAGTAATAGAGTCTTGCTGGCTACATCAAATAAATAGCGCTGGCCATTATCAGCAAGTACTTCGAACTGGTTAAGTTGATTTTCTACAATAGAAACAATACGAAGGCTAGCCTTGCTTTGCGCTTCACCAGGAAGGATAGGATGGTATAACTGCGTAAATTGATTCTCGCGAGTACTGTATAAATAAAAAGCGCTGCGCGAAGCCAGAAGTACATATTCATCAGCGACAGATTGCACCAGATATAACATGACATCATTCAATACAGAGTCATTGCCTGCCTTATCCATACGTCTAGTTGAGTTATTACTAATACGGTAAAGCCCTTGTTCAGTAGCAAGCCATGCATATCCGTAACGATCAAAACTAATGTCACGGACTGTACTATTAGCAAGACCATCCTTGGTATTAAATACACGCTGAATAAAGTCGTCTCCCTTCACAGGCGCAACTGATATCAACATAATGGTTATTATAAGGATGTAAAGGCGATACATTTAAGGTGAGATGCTCCTATACCAATATGGTTTCACGGCTCATAAAATAACCAATGAACTGTCTTTGTGCTTATGTGATTTAGAAGTCCATTCCAATCTCAAAAATCATTTAACATAAAATATTAATCGTACACACTAACAGACTGTTAAAGATATATAAAACAGTCATTTCACTGCGTACAGCATATAGCTGAAAATCTTAGTTTTGCTTATCTACTCAATACTCAATTAATAAACTGATGTTTTGAAGAGGCTCAACGATATCAATTACCATTAAAATGAAGCTAACA
This window contains:
- the hxpB gene encoding hexitol phosphatase HxpB — translated: MANVDIKAIIFDMDGVLIDSEPAWQQAEIAILNALGLSLTLEDVESTTGFRIDQVVRYWHQRYPWNNYDNAHTANAIVAEVVNIIRQQGQVMDGIIATLNFCQQQGLKIGLATSSPSLIIDAVLDKLGIQHYFEAITSAECLARGKPHPEVYLNCATALNIDAENCLAIEDSFNGLIAARAASMQTIAIPAPQLATQAKWVIAHHQVADANAITDILKQHYR
- the acnB gene encoding bifunctional aconitate hydratase 2/2-methylisocitrate dehydratase; this translates as MLEAYRKHVAERAAEGVVPKPLDAQQVAELVKLVETPLAGEEALILDLLENRIPPGVDEAAYVKAAFLDAVAKGTVKSPILSADRAVELLGTMQGGYNIEPLIAQLDNPALAPLSVKALSNTLLMFDSYHDVVEKMQAGNASAKQVVEAWANADWFLNRPKLADKVTLTVFKVAGETNTDDLSPAPDAWSRPDIPLHALAMLKNARDGIVPDVSGEVGPIKEIEALKQKGHPLVYVGDVVGTGSSRKSATNSVLWFMGDDIPYVPNKRAGGFCLGNKIAPIFFNTMEDAGALPIELNVDNMEMGDVIDIYPYEGVVKRGGTDEVISTFELKTDVLLDEVRAGGRIPLIIGRGLTDRARETLGLPASDVFVRPQDVVVTNKGFTLAQKMVGKACGVKGIRPGQYCEPKMTSVGSQDTTGPMTRDELKDLACLGFSADLTMQSFCHTAAYPKPVDVDTHHTLPDFIMNRGGVALRPGDGVIHSWLNRMLLPDTVGTGGDSHTRFPIGISFPAGSGLVAFAAATGVMPLDMPESVLVRFKGEMQPGITLRDLVHAIPLKAIEMGLLTVEKKGKINAFSGRVLEIEGLEHLKVEQAFELSDASAERSAAGCTIKLDKEPIIEYLNSNIVMLKWMISEGYGDRRTIERRITAMQEWIANPELMEADKDAEYAEIIEIDLNDIKEPILCAPNDPDDAVLLSSVAQTQIDEVFVGSCMTNIGHFRATGKMLDKFAKTLPTRLWIAPPTKMDRDQLTEEGYYSIFGRVGARIEIPGCSLCMGNQARVAEGATVVSTSTRNFPNRLGTGANVYLASAELAAVAALLGRLPSVEEYQTYAKELDATAADTYRYLNFDQIDSYTKKAGSVIIQSAV
- a CDS encoding sensor domain-containing protein, with protein sequence MNLLAEAFENTSEGMLILDADKCVKISNLAANKILAIRGPELLGKQFADLVLSSQESLNVDKLFSQNTFWSGERELLCADNQTCPVWLNISKMLNFTGAAQHYVVVFSDMTERKQSEFKLQRLANNDPLTGLANRTQFVTLLNQVIENARSSDEKLALMFLDLDRFKSVNDSFGHSMGDALLIEAANRLQSCLHADHLLCRFGGDEFVILLRDVDDIDQINRLASQLLAQIEQPFKLCGREFFISTSIGISCWPEDCQDSEVLIKNADLAMYHAKDEGRGNFQYYSAERNSEALYHLRLESDLRKAIERDEFELHYQPQIDILHNDHCMGMEALIRWKHPMGGYIRPDIFIPVAESCGLIIDIDTWVLKQACLDGVHWYQHYGQEFKLSVNVSAVQFRQSGFIESVETALAETGFPATNLCLEITEGVLMKEIHVATQHLSQLKVLGVQVAIDDFGTGYSSLAYLRSFEVNTLKIDRSFLIHIAENQADQAIVSSIIELARNLKLQVVAEGVETQEQLEQVFSRGCYLIQGYYFAKPMPRSDFDTFIGINIKEKALTFQN
- a CDS encoding PAS domain-containing protein, which produces MLISVAPVKGDDFIQRVFNTKDGLANSTVRDISFDRYGYAWLATEQGLYRISNNSTRRMDKAGNDSVLNDVMLYLVQSVADEYVLLASRSAFYLYSTRENQFTQLYHPILPGEAQSKASLRIVSIVENQLNQFEVLADNGQRYLFDVASKTLLLDPKGPLQPDMNWQYQLVLDSQTSIYTSHHKAEWHLANGEVFDLGWSKERGFIKGLIQDSQKRIWLISSKGLFKVDLAQKTIAPVNGKSFYIKKIVQDSKGLLWLGSRIGLISWNVDTDETINYHDSLKSLANIDYVQALAIDNNNLFWIGGTGDGLALAALSPSFIVDTFNKSPPYKLKNEMIWSIHQQDNTVWLGTDGGLEVVDTATKQSVRVVPDSFELNDSIYQISDLDTDHILLSTTNGLFVVNKQTHVARDFHQWSGGTKSLRQSVVYMSYFDPDIPSRIWFSTNQGLYFWQDGATDIQAVPVTDLQTPKGKILFRTMSRDASNRLWLGGRDIFGYVDGSFKFTPIKDAFLPLEMQPSITHLIEVSPNILWIGTAQNGVFEYNIATAQMTNFNDKWHIECNVVMFLNETEDDFLIGCSRAIIKVNKQTQLPVSFTQHDGFISDELNEGAVLYQPSVGLYIGTPNGVMLIAPELLVNRIVNKEVFLESVSIYYGDKTDLFLLPEQLKTVEPGASLVSFQISNLDYLDESPMSLKYRLLQRGQKKSSFVLLEGQSQINVSGLSAGEYTLELHYKKHSIWSTHPFQFSFTVEEYWWQSQIFKGMLLFIILFLAFILSLYRHRQVMRFKKVNQALIESDDRLSQALRGSGSDLWEWCDNSKIFSLENRGGLLGDKPNIFSKLIDIPIHPEDMDRVTQAWYELLKSKAEMIDVDFRYRHESKGWRWLRVRGRAISWLANGRLSRAAGFTLILPYSVN
- a CDS encoding patatin-like phospholipase family protein, coding for MALFVFGSAHADVAPQKTFKERPTIGLVLSGGGAKGAAHIGVLQVLEANNIPVDYVAGTSIGAYVAGMYALGFSADEIESIMLSGAWDTGYSDTIPRENLSYRNKQLRDKYNIPLSVGFNNGKITSPSGLLQGQTMSQLLRHSTDLVEQFGDFDDLAIPFRAVATNLATSEAVVIAHGSISKAMQASATVPGALQPANIDGMLLVDGGIANNMPIDVVQGMGADIIIAVDIGSPLTQQSQLNSTIAVLEQLSTILTQASTARQKQLLKENDILIRPWIDNLSTTDFSIMPQALVIGEQAAQLKYDQLAKLSVSDAEYKAYLNAKQQKRLRWNNPIKQPIYQVVLNNESKVNDKLIHDSLQIKPGQIITKEELEAAVKRVYALNRFESVDIEFKDTELGRILTVKSKAKSWGPNYFDAGFNWEDDFSLDSAVTLNLAYAMTDLTENGGEWRNELELGFQKRIATEFYQPLDRDQDTYAITRYQYEMKSWDLYDENQLLYKLDNDVSTLIAGLGYNYSSSGVIELGFIGELGKITNNAVFTGKFDYETYGGYIKMAYDTLNSISFPTDGNRFTLAGYYRHENYMSSSFADASDKTWQVDADWKGALNLGHHAIVGKMALSTVESDGDFSIHLSNLGGFLNLSGFHKGALAGAHKVFGAVIYQYDLGRDVLITDMPLYLGTSFEAGNVWYVRDDVDIKDLIFSGSLYLGTDTSWGPAALGFGFSDTGDRAFYLFIGKNF